The genomic window AGCATTAACAAAGAAGAAGGATTTCTTTGGAAGATTTGGACGGAGAATCAGGAAACAAGTGAAGCTGGAGGCATCTATTGCTTTCAAACAAAAGAAAACGCTGCTAACTATTTAGAAATGCATACTAAACGATTAGTTGATTTAGGAGTAAATGATATAAACGCAAAGATTTTCTCCATTAATTCTAAATTAACTAAAA from Niallia circulans includes these protein-coding regions:
- a CDS encoding monooxygenase, with amino-acid sequence MSYILQVDFKMQGPFGDEMAQAFSGLAESINKEEGFLWKIWTENQETSEAGGIYCFQTKENAANYLEMHTKRLVDLGVNDINAKIFSINSKLTKITKGLY